A single Bufo bufo chromosome 6, aBufBuf1.1, whole genome shotgun sequence DNA region contains:
- the TEPSIN gene encoding AP-4 complex accessory subunit tepsin isoform X3 produces the protein MMTPPAPDTCMRRWPISHESSGSCQCLLEYLLNRLQNNSCHVKLKVLKILLYLCSHGSNQIIQDLRRNAVYIQEASAFSGPPDPLHGISLYQKVRAAGQELVGSLYTDPRPRPASMVPNKERCQPGMGSQVSRSQGFGYSQEKQNFGTPSEALLSGIHRAAIAVTQKVLVGAGSPSSCLRDQAEDTYRPVAVPLGERSPSAGKPLPPAAHSIRGGHRSGVPGGGWDDSDSGHSSQDSLQDKSPRSLSSDAGSKAGSDGQSRSSNRENAEMSERVEPAHPGDCLQEAQLVLNITRGQKVFLTQEEVQHFVRGCSLLNCEVVFEMLNRSLEDDSAGVKLVRNHSLHYFRSMCAIASLMTSDLLSHDHMLAVVRNNLMKLGRGPPGPVKDKARKILLQFEALTQTSPKHGTVLQLPTLPSTQPNPLDLLTDTLPETGVENLLTPSSIPTSPIAASDPTKPACCGPVENGGQNSDGGVVAAIEKDDRVQTEAHGRFSLFDGMELVTPVRRLGKEDGEMTSQMPSDTSSVWAESQERTCKPGLSAFSFLNSQPRT, from the exons atgatgacaccccctgccccGGATacctgtatgaggagatggcca ATCTCGCACGAGTCCTCTGGAAGCTGCCAGTGCCTCCTGGAGTATCTTCTGAACCGCCTGCAGAATAACTCATGTCATGTCAAGTTGAAG GTGCTGAAGATCCTGCTCTATCTGTGTTCTCATGGCTCCAACCAGATCATCCAAGATCTCCGACGCAACGCGGTGTACATACAGGAGGCTTCAG CTTTTAGTGGACCCCCGGACCCTCTTCATGGTATCAGCCTGTACCAGAAGGTACGGGCGGCCGGTCAG GAACTTGTGGGCAGCTTGTATACAGATCCCAGGCCTCGTCCTGCCAGTATGGTGCCAAACAAGGAGAGGTGCCAGCCCG GAATGGGGTCCCAGGTCTCCCGTTCCCAAGGCTTTGGCTATTCCCAGGAGAAACAGAACTTTG GTACCCCCAGTGAAGCCCTGCTGAGCGGCATACATAGGGCAGCCATAGCTGTGACCCAGAAAGTGCTGGTCGGAGCAGGGTCGCCGTCTTCCTGTCTCAGGGATCAGGCGGAGGACACGTACAGGCCGGTGGCGGTACCCCTGGGTGAGAGAAGCCCATCCGCAGGGAAGCCGCTGCCTccagctgctcacagcatcagag GCGGACACCGCTCAGGAGTCCCTGGGGGAGGATGGGACGACAGTGATAGCGGGCACAGCTCCCAGGACTCTTTACAAGACAAATCCCCACGCAGCCTGTCCTCAGATGCCGGCAGCAAGGCAGGCAGCGATGGCCAGTCCCGCAGCAGCAACCGGGAGAACGCGGAGATGTCTGAAAG GGTGGAGCCTGCCCATCCAGGCGACTGTCTACAGGAGGCGCAGCTGGTTCTGAACATCACCAGGGGACAAAAAGTCTTCCTCACCCAAGAGGAAGTGCAGCATTTCGTCAGAGG GTGTTCACTGCTGAACTGTGAAGTCGTCTTCGAGATGTTAAACCGTTCGCTGGAAGATGACAGCGCGGGGGTCAAACTGGTGAGAAACCACAGTTTACATTACTTT CGGTCTATGTGCGCTATCGCGTCCCTCATGACCTCCGACCTTCTGTCACATGACCACATGCTGGCGGTAGTTAGGAATAATCTGATGAAGCTGGGCCGAGGACCACCAGGACCAGTGAAGGACAAAGCCAGGAAG ATTCTTCTCCAGTTTGAAGCTTTAACCCAAACCTCTCCTAAGCATGGGACTGTCCTCCAGTTACCCACCTTGCCGTCTACCCAACCCAACCCCTTGGACCTTCTAACAGACACCCTCCCTGAAACGGGCGTCGAAAATCTACTGACCCCCTCGAGCATCCCTACTTCCCCCATTGCAGCGTCGGATCCCACAAAACCTGCTTGCTGTGGACCTGTCGAGAACGGAGGCCAAAATTCAGACGGCGGAGTTGTGGCCGCCATCGAGAAGGATGACCGCGTCCAGACTGAGGCCCATGGGCGATTTTCACTTTTTGATGGCATGGAGCTGGTGACGCCAGTAAGGAGACTTGGGAAGGAGGATGGAGAAATGACGAGTCAGATGCCTTCTGATACCAGCTCcgtgtgggcggagtcacaggagagGACTTGTAAGCCTGGCCTATCAGCTTTCTCCTTCTTGAATAGCCAGCCCAGGAC
- the TEPSIN gene encoding AP-4 complex accessory subunit tepsin isoform X1, whose translation MAVLVDKLTFLQQLPLLLKGTSDDDTPCPGYLYEEMAKISHESSGSCQCLLEYLLNRLQNNSCHVKLKVLKILLYLCSHGSNQIIQDLRRNAVYIQEASAFSGPPDPLHGISLYQKVRAAGQELVGSLYTDPRPRPASMVPNKERCQPGMGSQVSRSQGFGYSQEKQNFGTPSEALLSGIHRAAIAVTQKVLVGAGSPSSCLRDQAEDTYRPVAVPLGERSPSAGKPLPPAAHSIRGGHRSGVPGGGWDDSDSGHSSQDSLQDKSPRSLSSDAGSKAGSDGQSRSSNRENAEMSERVEPAHPGDCLQEAQLVLNITRGQKVFLTQEEVQHFVRGCSLLNCEVVFEMLNRSLEDDSAGVKLVRNHSLHYFRSMCAIASLMTSDLLSHDHMLAVVRNNLMKLGRGPPGPVKDKARKILLQFEALTQTSPKHGTVLQLPTLPSTQPNPLDLLTDTLPETGVENLLTPSSIPTSPIAASDPTKPACCGPVENGGQNSDGGVVAAIEKDDRVQTEAHGRFSLFDGMELVTPVRRLGKEDGEMTSQMPSDTSSVWAESQERTCKPGLSAFSFLNSQPRT comes from the exons ATGGCAGTGCTGGTGGATAAGCTGACGTTCCTCCAGCAG ctgccacttctattAAAGGGGACCTCTgatgatgacaccccctgccccGGATacctgtatgaggagatggcca AGATCTCGCACGAGTCCTCTGGAAGCTGCCAGTGCCTCCTGGAGTATCTTCTGAACCGCCTGCAGAATAACTCATGTCATGTCAAGTTGAAG GTGCTGAAGATCCTGCTCTATCTGTGTTCTCATGGCTCCAACCAGATCATCCAAGATCTCCGACGCAACGCGGTGTACATACAGGAGGCTTCAG CTTTTAGTGGACCCCCGGACCCTCTTCATGGTATCAGCCTGTACCAGAAGGTACGGGCGGCCGGTCAG GAACTTGTGGGCAGCTTGTATACAGATCCCAGGCCTCGTCCTGCCAGTATGGTGCCAAACAAGGAGAGGTGCCAGCCCG GAATGGGGTCCCAGGTCTCCCGTTCCCAAGGCTTTGGCTATTCCCAGGAGAAACAGAACTTTG GTACCCCCAGTGAAGCCCTGCTGAGCGGCATACATAGGGCAGCCATAGCTGTGACCCAGAAAGTGCTGGTCGGAGCAGGGTCGCCGTCTTCCTGTCTCAGGGATCAGGCGGAGGACACGTACAGGCCGGTGGCGGTACCCCTGGGTGAGAGAAGCCCATCCGCAGGGAAGCCGCTGCCTccagctgctcacagcatcagag GCGGACACCGCTCAGGAGTCCCTGGGGGAGGATGGGACGACAGTGATAGCGGGCACAGCTCCCAGGACTCTTTACAAGACAAATCCCCACGCAGCCTGTCCTCAGATGCCGGCAGCAAGGCAGGCAGCGATGGCCAGTCCCGCAGCAGCAACCGGGAGAACGCGGAGATGTCTGAAAG GGTGGAGCCTGCCCATCCAGGCGACTGTCTACAGGAGGCGCAGCTGGTTCTGAACATCACCAGGGGACAAAAAGTCTTCCTCACCCAAGAGGAAGTGCAGCATTTCGTCAGAGG GTGTTCACTGCTGAACTGTGAAGTCGTCTTCGAGATGTTAAACCGTTCGCTGGAAGATGACAGCGCGGGGGTCAAACTGGTGAGAAACCACAGTTTACATTACTTT CGGTCTATGTGCGCTATCGCGTCCCTCATGACCTCCGACCTTCTGTCACATGACCACATGCTGGCGGTAGTTAGGAATAATCTGATGAAGCTGGGCCGAGGACCACCAGGACCAGTGAAGGACAAAGCCAGGAAG ATTCTTCTCCAGTTTGAAGCTTTAACCCAAACCTCTCCTAAGCATGGGACTGTCCTCCAGTTACCCACCTTGCCGTCTACCCAACCCAACCCCTTGGACCTTCTAACAGACACCCTCCCTGAAACGGGCGTCGAAAATCTACTGACCCCCTCGAGCATCCCTACTTCCCCCATTGCAGCGTCGGATCCCACAAAACCTGCTTGCTGTGGACCTGTCGAGAACGGAGGCCAAAATTCAGACGGCGGAGTTGTGGCCGCCATCGAGAAGGATGACCGCGTCCAGACTGAGGCCCATGGGCGATTTTCACTTTTTGATGGCATGGAGCTGGTGACGCCAGTAAGGAGACTTGGGAAGGAGGATGGAGAAATGACGAGTCAGATGCCTTCTGATACCAGCTCcgtgtgggcggagtcacaggagagGACTTGTAAGCCTGGCCTATCAGCTTTCTCCTTCTTGAATAGCCAGCCCAGGAC
- the TEPSIN gene encoding AP-4 complex accessory subunit tepsin isoform X2, with amino-acid sequence MAVLVDKLTFLQQLPLLLKGTSDDDTPCPGYLYEEMAKISHESSGSCQCLLEYLLNRLQNNSCHVKLKVLKILLYLCSHGSNQIIQDLRRNAVYIQEASAFSGPPDPLHGISLYQKVRAAGQELVGSLYTDPRPRPASMVPNKERCQPGMGSQVSRSQGFGYSQEKQNFGTPSEALLSGIHRAAIAVTQKVLVGAGSPSSCLRDQAEDTYRPVAVPLGERSPSAGKPLPPAAHSIRGGHRSGVPGGGWDDSDSGHSSQDSLQDKSPRSLSSDAGSKAGSDGQSRSSNRENAEMSERVEPAHPGDCLQEAQLVLNITRGQKVFLTQEEVQHFVRGCSLLNCEVVFEMLNRSLEDDSAGVKLRSMCAIASLMTSDLLSHDHMLAVVRNNLMKLGRGPPGPVKDKARKILLQFEALTQTSPKHGTVLQLPTLPSTQPNPLDLLTDTLPETGVENLLTPSSIPTSPIAASDPTKPACCGPVENGGQNSDGGVVAAIEKDDRVQTEAHGRFSLFDGMELVTPVRRLGKEDGEMTSQMPSDTSSVWAESQERTCKPGLSAFSFLNSQPRT; translated from the exons ATGGCAGTGCTGGTGGATAAGCTGACGTTCCTCCAGCAG ctgccacttctattAAAGGGGACCTCTgatgatgacaccccctgccccGGATacctgtatgaggagatggcca AGATCTCGCACGAGTCCTCTGGAAGCTGCCAGTGCCTCCTGGAGTATCTTCTGAACCGCCTGCAGAATAACTCATGTCATGTCAAGTTGAAG GTGCTGAAGATCCTGCTCTATCTGTGTTCTCATGGCTCCAACCAGATCATCCAAGATCTCCGACGCAACGCGGTGTACATACAGGAGGCTTCAG CTTTTAGTGGACCCCCGGACCCTCTTCATGGTATCAGCCTGTACCAGAAGGTACGGGCGGCCGGTCAG GAACTTGTGGGCAGCTTGTATACAGATCCCAGGCCTCGTCCTGCCAGTATGGTGCCAAACAAGGAGAGGTGCCAGCCCG GAATGGGGTCCCAGGTCTCCCGTTCCCAAGGCTTTGGCTATTCCCAGGAGAAACAGAACTTTG GTACCCCCAGTGAAGCCCTGCTGAGCGGCATACATAGGGCAGCCATAGCTGTGACCCAGAAAGTGCTGGTCGGAGCAGGGTCGCCGTCTTCCTGTCTCAGGGATCAGGCGGAGGACACGTACAGGCCGGTGGCGGTACCCCTGGGTGAGAGAAGCCCATCCGCAGGGAAGCCGCTGCCTccagctgctcacagcatcagag GCGGACACCGCTCAGGAGTCCCTGGGGGAGGATGGGACGACAGTGATAGCGGGCACAGCTCCCAGGACTCTTTACAAGACAAATCCCCACGCAGCCTGTCCTCAGATGCCGGCAGCAAGGCAGGCAGCGATGGCCAGTCCCGCAGCAGCAACCGGGAGAACGCGGAGATGTCTGAAAG GGTGGAGCCTGCCCATCCAGGCGACTGTCTACAGGAGGCGCAGCTGGTTCTGAACATCACCAGGGGACAAAAAGTCTTCCTCACCCAAGAGGAAGTGCAGCATTTCGTCAGAGG GTGTTCACTGCTGAACTGTGAAGTCGTCTTCGAGATGTTAAACCGTTCGCTGGAAGATGACAGCGCGGGGGTCAAACTG CGGTCTATGTGCGCTATCGCGTCCCTCATGACCTCCGACCTTCTGTCACATGACCACATGCTGGCGGTAGTTAGGAATAATCTGATGAAGCTGGGCCGAGGACCACCAGGACCAGTGAAGGACAAAGCCAGGAAG ATTCTTCTCCAGTTTGAAGCTTTAACCCAAACCTCTCCTAAGCATGGGACTGTCCTCCAGTTACCCACCTTGCCGTCTACCCAACCCAACCCCTTGGACCTTCTAACAGACACCCTCCCTGAAACGGGCGTCGAAAATCTACTGACCCCCTCGAGCATCCCTACTTCCCCCATTGCAGCGTCGGATCCCACAAAACCTGCTTGCTGTGGACCTGTCGAGAACGGAGGCCAAAATTCAGACGGCGGAGTTGTGGCCGCCATCGAGAAGGATGACCGCGTCCAGACTGAGGCCCATGGGCGATTTTCACTTTTTGATGGCATGGAGCTGGTGACGCCAGTAAGGAGACTTGGGAAGGAGGATGGAGAAATGACGAGTCAGATGCCTTCTGATACCAGCTCcgtgtgggcggagtcacaggagagGACTTGTAAGCCTGGCCTATCAGCTTTCTCCTTCTTGAATAGCCAGCCCAGGAC